The following coding sequences are from one Acidimicrobiales bacterium window:
- a CDS encoding steroid 3-ketoacyl-CoA thiolase, which yields MPEVVIVEAVRTAVGKKNGTLSNTHPIDLLGPVQAEVLRRAGVDSSQVGQVVGGCIDQVGAQSANITRTAWLGAGLDENVASTTVDSQCGSSQQALALAVNLVGSGAEDIAMACGVENMSMVPLGANAMDGAKAGHGKPINRTYATHYEYTSQFEGAERIADKYGITRADTDAFGLESQIRARRAVDEGRFEGQILPIEATQVDADGKRLDETITFGVDEVLRDTSLEALANLKPVARPDGVHTAGSSSQISDGAAAVLVTTADKAKELGLTPKARVLQTCLVGCDPVLMLEGPIPATQRLLDRQGLTIDDIDVFEINEAFASVVLAWARTLKPDMGKVNPNGGAIALGHPLGGTGCILLTKTLHELERSDGEYGLATMCCGGGLGTGTLIQRI from the coding sequence ATGCCCGAAGTCGTGATCGTCGAGGCCGTCCGGACGGCCGTGGGCAAGAAGAACGGCACGCTGTCGAACACCCACCCGATCGACCTGCTTGGTCCGGTCCAGGCTGAGGTTCTGCGTCGCGCCGGTGTCGACTCGAGCCAGGTCGGCCAAGTGGTCGGCGGTTGCATCGACCAGGTCGGCGCGCAGTCCGCCAACATCACCCGCACGGCCTGGTTGGGCGCGGGTCTCGACGAGAACGTCGCGTCGACGACGGTCGACAGCCAGTGCGGATCGTCGCAGCAGGCGCTGGCCCTGGCCGTCAACCTGGTTGGCTCGGGCGCCGAGGACATCGCCATGGCATGCGGCGTCGAGAACATGAGCATGGTGCCCCTCGGTGCGAACGCGATGGACGGCGCCAAGGCCGGTCACGGCAAGCCGATCAACCGCACGTACGCCACGCACTACGAGTACACGTCGCAGTTCGAGGGCGCCGAGCGCATCGCCGACAAGTACGGCATCACCCGCGCCGACACCGACGCGTTCGGCCTCGAGTCGCAGATCCGCGCCCGGCGGGCTGTTGACGAAGGCCGTTTCGAGGGCCAGATCCTGCCGATCGAAGCCACGCAGGTCGACGCCGACGGCAAGCGGCTCGACGAGACCATCACGTTCGGCGTCGACGAAGTGCTGCGCGACACGAGCTTGGAAGCGCTCGCCAACCTCAAGCCGGTGGCTCGCCCCGACGGCGTGCACACGGCGGGCAGCAGCTCGCAGATCTCCGACGGTGCGGCGGCCGTGCTCGTCACCACGGCCGACAAGGCCAAGGAGCTGGGGTTGACGCCCAAGGCCCGTGTGCTGCAGACCTGCCTGGTCGGGTGCGACCCCGTGCTGATGCTCGAAGGTCCGATCCCCGCCACCCAGCGCCTGCTCGACCGCCAGGGCCTCACGATCGACGACATCGACGTGTTCGAGATCAACGAGGCGTTCGCCTCGGTCGTGCTGGCGTGGGCCAGGACCCTGAAGCCGGACATGGGCAAGGTGAACCCCAACGGCGGGGCGATCGCGCTCGGCCACCCGCTCGGCGGCACCGGCTGCATCTTGTTGACCAAGACCCTGCACGAGCTCGAGCGCAGCGACGGCGAGTACGGCCTCGCCACCATGTGCTGCGGCGGCGGGCTGGGCACGGGCACGCTGATCCAGCGGATCTGA
- a CDS encoding SDR family oxidoreductase, with the protein MDLGLDGAVVVVNGGSRGMGRAAAEVFAADGAVVVVLARSQPDLDRTVEALHAKGAADAAGISTDLLSTDQVQRAFDEVGQRWGHVNVLVNAAGPVGVGIGSIDALDDAEWLATFDIGTVSAVRCVRAALPLLRAAEWARIVNVSAHSTKRQSPSLPAYTASKAALTSVSKNLAVSLAPEGILVNTVSPGSFLSPGLQGYLASLPPERGVDPDDLYDAMRVIDEDFGHPAYMRRAADPSEIGPVIAFLGSRANTYMTGANLNVDGGSDFT; encoded by the coding sequence ATGGACCTGGGACTCGACGGGGCAGTGGTCGTCGTGAACGGCGGCAGCCGGGGGATGGGACGGGCCGCGGCCGAGGTGTTCGCCGCCGACGGGGCGGTGGTCGTCGTGCTGGCACGCAGCCAACCCGACCTCGACCGCACGGTCGAAGCGCTCCACGCGAAAGGGGCGGCCGACGCGGCCGGCATCTCCACCGACTTGTTGTCCACCGACCAGGTCCAGCGCGCGTTCGACGAGGTGGGCCAGCGCTGGGGGCACGTCAACGTGCTGGTGAACGCAGCTGGGCCGGTCGGCGTGGGCATCGGGTCCATCGACGCGCTCGACGACGCCGAGTGGCTCGCCACGTTCGACATCGGCACGGTGAGCGCCGTGCGTTGCGTGCGAGCTGCCCTGCCGCTGCTGCGGGCGGCCGAGTGGGCCCGCATCGTGAACGTGTCGGCCCACTCGACCAAGCGGCAGTCACCGTCGCTGCCCGCGTACACCGCGTCGAAAGCGGCGCTGACCAGCGTGAGCAAGAACTTGGCGGTCAGCCTCGCACCCGAGGGCATTCTCGTGAACACGGTGTCACCCGGGTCGTTCCTGTCGCCTGGGTTGCAGGGCTATCTGGCGTCCCTGCCGCCCGAGCGGGGCGTCGACCCCGACGACTTGTACGACGCCATGCGGGTGATCGACGAGGATTTCGGCCACCCGGCGTACATGCGCCGCGCCGCCGACCCCTCGGAGATCGGGCCGGTCATCGCGTTCCTCGGCTCGCGCGCCAACACGTACATGACCGGCGCCAACCTCAACGTCGACGGCGGCTCCGACTTCACCTGA
- a CDS encoding AMP-binding protein: MTPATEDRAGMSLADLLFAADVAGDTVRVHLGEQQTTQSELVELATGLVDQLAAAGVQPGQAVGVLLPNSATLIATLFAVLRAGAVYVPLNPRLPAPELAEVLGATRPAAVVTDQPDRFPGRVGTIAPSGDGTWQRNGDADPTADTHPDGVALVQFTSGTTGRPRPIELRAETVERLMAGVVKTVRGRRDRATATAKAPMPNLLPVSLSLWAGLYNVLFAFVVGAPVVLMDEFDTREFARLVHRYGIRSVILPPAALTMLTEDPAVDSLAPLRLVRSVSAPLSPLQARRFRDRFGAAVLNGYGQTELGGEVIGWSAADAREHGDDKLGSIGRPHDGIEVRVCDEDGAVRATDELGELWIRTPATARAVEPALADRVSPDGFVRTGDHARVDSDGFVWVEGRLSDMINRGGLKVFPAQVVEVLLLDPAIADAAVVGVPDDRLGEVPWAFVVATDDRPIDAGSVQARCRQHLAAYKVPVEVVAVPALPRNELGKVLTRELVARARGVPLDSFAKGGSATPRDAKPDGHAAAGTTRKDSDGRR; encoded by the coding sequence ATGACGCCTGCCACGGAGGACCGCGCCGGAATGAGCCTCGCCGACCTGCTGTTCGCAGCTGACGTCGCCGGCGACACCGTACGGGTCCACCTCGGCGAGCAGCAGACGACGCAAAGCGAGCTCGTCGAGCTCGCGACCGGCCTCGTCGACCAGCTCGCCGCGGCAGGCGTACAGCCCGGTCAGGCGGTGGGGGTCCTGCTCCCGAACTCTGCGACCCTCATCGCGACGCTGTTCGCCGTGCTGCGCGCGGGCGCGGTGTACGTCCCGCTCAACCCGCGACTGCCGGCACCCGAGCTGGCCGAGGTCCTCGGCGCGACACGACCTGCCGCCGTGGTGACCGACCAGCCTGACCGCTTCCCTGGCCGCGTTGGCACGATCGCGCCATCGGGCGACGGGACCTGGCAGCGCAACGGGGACGCTGATCCCACCGCCGACACGCACCCAGACGGCGTGGCGCTCGTGCAGTTCACGTCGGGGACCACCGGCCGGCCGCGACCCATCGAGCTGCGCGCAGAGACGGTGGAGCGGCTCATGGCCGGCGTCGTCAAGACGGTCCGCGGGCGCCGCGACCGCGCGACCGCTACCGCGAAGGCCCCGATGCCGAACTTGTTGCCGGTGTCGCTGTCGCTGTGGGCCGGCCTGTACAACGTGTTGTTCGCGTTCGTCGTCGGCGCCCCGGTGGTGCTGATGGACGAGTTCGACACCCGGGAGTTCGCGAGGCTCGTGCACCGCTACGGGATCCGCTCGGTGATCCTCCCGCCCGCCGCGCTCACGATGCTGACCGAGGATCCGGCCGTCGACTCCCTGGCACCGCTTCGCCTGGTTCGCAGCGTGAGCGCGCCGCTGTCGCCCTTGCAGGCCCGACGGTTCCGCGACCGCTTCGGCGCCGCCGTCCTCAACGGCTACGGGCAGACCGAGCTCGGCGGCGAAGTGATCGGTTGGAGCGCCGCCGACGCCCGCGAGCACGGCGACGACAAGCTCGGCTCGATCGGCCGCCCGCACGACGGCATCGAGGTCCGCGTGTGCGACGAGGATGGCGCCGTGCGTGCCACCGACGAGCTCGGTGAGCTGTGGATCCGCACGCCCGCGACGGCCCGGGCGGTCGAGCCTGCGCTCGCCGATCGGGTCAGCCCCGACGGCTTCGTCCGCACAGGTGACCATGCCCGCGTCGACTCCGACGGGTTCGTCTGGGTCGAGGGCCGCCTCTCCGACATGATCAACCGCGGCGGTCTGAAGGTCTTCCCGGCGCAGGTCGTCGAAGTGCTCCTGCTCGACCCCGCCATCGCCGACGCGGCGGTGGTCGGCGTCCCCGACGATCGGCTGGGGGAGGTGCCCTGGGCGTTCGTCGTGGCCACCGACGACCGGCCGATCGATGCGGGTTCGGTGCAAGCGAGATGCCGGCAGCACCTGGCCGCGTACAAGGTCCCCGTGGAAGTCGTGGCCGTGCCCGCGCTCCCCCGCAACGAGCTCGGCAAAGTGCTGACCCGAGAGCTCGTGGCTCGGGCGCGAGGAGTACCCTTGGACTCGTTCGCCAAGGGGGGCAGCGCCACGCCGCGCGACGCGAAGCCCGACGGCCACGCGGCCGCCGGCACCACTCGAAAGGACTCCGATGGACGCCGATGA
- a CDS encoding amidohydrolase family protein: MDADDLILVSVDDHLVEPPHLFDGRLPAKYQDQAPKVVQTKDGSDVWTFNGSVIPNVGLNAVAGRPKEEYGIEPTAFDEMRPGCFDIHERIKDMDAGGILGSMCFPSFPGFSGRLFAAADDKDLALAVVQAYNDWHVDEWCGSYPGRFIPMALPVLWDPELAAAEVRRLAAKGCHSVTFTENPAALGYPSFHTDHWDPLWTALCDENVVLSVHLGSSGRLAVTAPDAPMDVMITLQPMNICQAAADLLWSRIPKHFPDIKIALSEGGTGWIPYFLDRLDRTYDMHHLWTGQDFGDRLPSDVFRDHFLTCFIADPVGIALRDMIGIDNIAWECDYPHSDSSWPHAAEELAAVAADVSDSDLNKITYENACRWYSFDPFAHRAKEDCTVAALRAEVPDHDVSERSMDHGRLEHKGPGSLAELAAKASA, translated from the coding sequence ATGGACGCCGATGACCTGATCCTCGTGAGCGTCGACGACCACCTGGTCGAGCCGCCACACCTGTTCGACGGGCGCCTGCCGGCCAAGTACCAGGACCAGGCACCAAAGGTCGTCCAGACCAAGGACGGCTCCGACGTGTGGACGTTCAACGGCTCCGTCATCCCCAACGTCGGGCTCAACGCGGTGGCGGGTCGCCCGAAGGAGGAGTACGGCATCGAGCCGACCGCCTTCGACGAGATGCGGCCCGGGTGCTTCGACATCCACGAGCGCATCAAGGACATGGACGCCGGCGGGATCCTCGGCTCGATGTGCTTCCCGTCGTTCCCCGGCTTCAGCGGCCGGCTGTTCGCCGCCGCCGACGACAAGGACCTCGCGTTGGCGGTGGTGCAGGCGTACAACGACTGGCACGTCGACGAGTGGTGCGGCTCCTACCCGGGGCGCTTCATCCCGATGGCGCTCCCCGTCTTGTGGGACCCCGAACTGGCCGCCGCCGAAGTGCGCCGCCTCGCCGCCAAGGGCTGCCACTCGGTCACGTTCACCGAGAACCCCGCCGCGCTCGGCTACCCGAGCTTCCACACCGACCACTGGGACCCGCTGTGGACGGCGTTGTGCGACGAGAACGTCGTGCTCTCCGTGCACTTGGGCTCGTCGGGCAGGTTGGCGGTCACCGCGCCAGATGCCCCGATGGACGTGATGATCACGCTCCAGCCGATGAACATCTGCCAAGCGGCAGCCGACTTGTTGTGGTCACGGATCCCCAAGCACTTCCCGGACATCAAGATCGCCCTGTCCGAGGGCGGCACCGGCTGGATCCCGTACTTCCTCGACCGCCTGGACCGCACGTACGACATGCACCACTTGTGGACGGGTCAGGACTTCGGCGACCGACTGCCGAGCGACGTGTTCCGCGACCACTTCCTCACCTGCTTCATCGCCGACCCGGTCGGGATCGCGCTGCGCGACATGATCGGCATCGACAACATCGCCTGGGAATGCGACTACCCGCACTCCGACTCCTCGTGGCCGCACGCCGCCGAGGAACTGGCAGCCGTTGCGGCCGACGTGTCCGACAGCGACCTCAACAAGATCACGTACGAGAACGCGTGCCGCTGGTATTCGTTCGACCCGTTCGCACACCGTGCCAAGGAAGATTGCACGGTGGCCGCGCTGCGGGCCGAAGTGCCGGACCACGACGTGTCGGAACGATCGATGGACCACGGCCGCCTCGAGCACAAGGGCCCCGGCAGCCTGGCGGAGCTGGCCGCCAAAGCCTCGGCCTGA